From Amyelois transitella isolate CPQ chromosome 2, ilAmyTran1.1, whole genome shotgun sequence:
AATGCTAATTGATCACCATaggtataaacataaaaacatttaacctTAGTGGGACtgaaatatttactaaaattataaagctgaagagtttgtttgaacatgctaatctcaggaactggttcgaattcaaaaattatttttgcatttaataaaacatttatcgaagaaggctatatgctatttattatcaattattcctccttgagggcttcaatgatgcccaaaatatctATTCCACACGGACAATGTAGTGGGCACAGCTATAGAAGAAAaaggaatttatttttcaggaaATGCCAAATTGTCTTTAATATGTTTTAGGTCAATTAAGGGAAAAAAGTGAAGGTGGCTTagaagtcttttcaagactgtttgtttgctctgcctaccccacaagggatatagacgtgagtatatatatgtatgtaagtaatgaaaaaaatacagattaaTCATACCTTATATAATTCTTGTGCCACGGGATTTgcaggtatattttttaatgattggcctgggttataaatttcatttaggGTATCTAACCAAAACTGAAGACGGAAGTCTGCAACCTTAGGATCTGAAGTTACATCTTGGACTCTGGCTACTTCTACATTAAATGCTCTAACCACTAATGCTGGTGAGCGTATGGCCTTTGTCATCAAAAGCGTAGCTAGAAAATTCTCATAGTCATGCTGTCTATCTGTAACAGAAAAATCAAGTACCAGAAAGTGCAGGGGGTTTACTTATATTTCTATATGTTATAAAATGCATAGCTCTTCTAAGTCAGATCCTTCTTTGGAAGCTCGATAAAgcaacttatttttttagttttttaagaTAATATCTAGTTTAGTTTACAAAAGTGCACAGAAATTACCTACCTTACAACATTAGCGCAATAATTCACACCATTTTTATCAGAGTTATTCGTTGAGTATAATCTAATAAATGTAGTGGGGTTTCTGGCAACAATTCTTAAATGCTTAGAAATATTCACATTCATGTTTAATGAAATACTTTGCACctatataatttacttttcttttctatttttgctaggcctatttttgaaaaatattctcGTGAGTTTATATCATAGGTTGACAACAGCGACAGTGAGTGACAGAAAAGTACCTATTACCACGCTTCTACCCATTGATCATCATCACTGATCATAGTATTAACACTTTCAATGGACATCTGAGTTCATATGAAACGTTCATCGCTAAACCTACATAATAGCTATCATATTACTTATTCGATCAACTATCTATAGACaagaaattacattaaattaaatgaaaagttTGTCAAAATAGGCAGACAAAATATATTCGCGACATTTCCATTACTTCAAAGATATGTAGGATTCACTACTTTTGGCTTAGGTTatctattgtaataaaataacacaaagaAGAAGTAAAAGAACTATCCCTTATCAGACACAAATttggtgtttaaaaaaaatagaattatatatatagtaaatgtgccgtgtggttcccggcagtgccgtgtggttcccggcaccaatacaaaaaagaataggaccactccatctctttcccatggatgtcgtaaaaggcgactaagggataagcttacaaacttgggattcttttttaggcgatgggctagcaacctgtcactatttgaatctcaattctgatATAGATCTAAttcggatatagacgtgaccatatgtatgtacgtatgtatacatatagtaaattcgtactattgaaataagcaatacatacacataatgaAGTCCTTAACTAAAAGTagtactttttctgattagcctgggtcttgaatgtttatctatataagtaagtatttataataaaatatataaatatatttttaggcgatgggctagcaacctgtcactatttaaatctcaattctatcattaagccaaatagctgaacgtggccattcagtctttccaagactgttggctctgtctaccccgcaagggatacagacgtgactatatgtatgtatgtaataaaatatagtatcgttgagttagtacgAGATATATAcccatatataaaaatatgtagaagTGTAAAATCAGtaggtacggtcgcgttcataattgcagtcatagttcgcaaaactttatagcttgcaccgctgctatcactcacacattcacacaaataacacaataaacaacaagttgGGTAAcccgccatcaagaagagggtagtgaaaaaaaaaaagtcgtccgctaatcaacacagcgacacgccacacagcggagatccatggtggaacagtacgaaaataatggcttcataccgaccagaatatttgcggaacagttcgacacatcagtggttactgttttgtgtttgcaccgtgagggactacaccacagacagccagcaagaaagccgtatttatcagaaataaataagcaaaaacgtttAGAATTAGCTCGGCTGTATTTGGATattgactggaaaaaagcgatatttacagacgaaaagttcgtttattttatgtcatcacaacacggtagacttcatttatttatggcgaagaaatgcaactcggtatgaagaaaaaaatattgtgccaaatatggagtctggacacatctttgtaaatatgtggggctggatgagtgctgctggacctggggaacaggtgtggatagcaggacgcgctacagctgctcattatgtgcaagtgctgcaagaaaccatgttaccaactgtgcggtgtatttatccgattgatgatatgccaacaatatcatttgtgcaagacaactgccctgtgcatcgagtccatatagtgcgtgaaaggttctgccaatttatattaaaagtactaattacttagatagtattttaaggacagcttcaatatcttttctttatgaaaacgaataattaagctgtaaccttaataacaggagataagtggatgatacaattagtgtaattagtgtaatatactatatatgtatagctttatataatcatcaatatgtaaataaaactataggtaaacagtttcaataaaatttactaattttaattattgaatgttttattttgctccctcttgtttaatatttcttgctgatttccgtgtttgaaaacacgggtattgtaattcttagatatcagttagttggttagtcagtcagttacttagttcaaatggcaccttgaaacattaaaaattgtcaataacactaaaatagacaaaaaaatccttgaataacttcggaatccaagttacgctagtaactagaacaagcgagtgtgagcaagcgagtttatctaatatatcttagatctcacttgctcacacgaagtaataaaattgctacccaataactttcaaaggaaccacaacctatgttagggtcgtgtgcagacaaactttcaaccttattaaaatgacataagtctggcaggctttcctctataggcaaatcttatgcaaataatgagagacgacgatatttcgatcgacaattatcgggcccagttcggccatcgttgattaccgtctctttctgttttgttatgttatatgtcatagaataataaactcttttacttagtaatcattggtattaaagaccgtattcatttgaaggaatattaattcttttaaatatgcatgtgtgtgtgtatctagtggaaccacagtgcacgctattttaacccgtaagaattttaaaactatgactgcagatatgaacgcgatcgtacataaCTACTTCTACATAATATGAAGTTTCCATATTTTCCTTGTCTGTATGTAGTGCTAATCTCTGAAAGTTgcggacggattttgttcctgatTAGCTCGGCTAACTATTTCAAAGGTCATACTTATTCCTCGTTTTGTCACATGAAAAATAGTTCTGATGAGTAGGCTCATCTCAATcacagatatatattttttaatctttacaCAATTTGTGTGTATCGGAAACTTTTTCAGTGGGCTTCTAGAAACTCGTTCGCCGGCCAACGTTCGCTTCAACTAATTTGTCACAAGTAAACGTTTCGCAAAATAGTGTAGAGTACACTACACATTGGTCTAATCTAATGCAGTGGCCTAATGTGTCAGCccaaaatgtaggtacttacaggCCCCTttaaacatttgtattttggaGGTGGACCAGGCACATAGTCCATGTCTATCTCGTACCACAAAACACCTTAACAAACCTAGAAATCATTGaatctttcagtctttattatttttctctcaTAATAATTTCCGTCCCACATGGATTACTACGCCAAAAACACTTTTTCGACTTCCAAAATCGACACATTCCAACTCCCTCAGATTGGACTTTTTTGATACTTTCGAGTTGCATGATAATTACTGTATGCATCAGCATCATACTCATCATAGTCTTCTTGTGACCACGGTCTGTGCAACCCGGTCGGAACGTCAGGAAAAAacggtacctacctattatattcgtggattttttttaataagtacctatatgatgacggcctctgtggcgcagcggtagtgcgcttgtctgtgtcaccggaggtcccgggttcgaatcccggccagggcatgatgagaaacgaactttctctgattggcctggatcttggatgtttatctatatacgtatttattataaaatatggtatcgttgagttagtatctcgtaacacaagtttcgaacttacatcgaggcttactcaatctgtgtaatttgtcccgtatatatttatttatttatatttatttatataatatggaAAATTACAAGCTTTCTTAAAAATTGAGGTTTATCATGGTTTGTTATCaactgtacctacttatattcaTTTCGGCCCCCTCATTCACGCACGAACGTTGACAGGAATATAGCTTATCACCTCActctatgtataatattaggtCCTTACATGAGAAATTGGCGTTTTCTTGTACTGGCCACTTTAATCACAAATTGCTCCATTTTGTTTAGGAATTCCAAAGATTATATAAGGGTAACCATCGCATACAATGTCCAAGTTAGCTTCGGGCTTCGGTGTTAGAGATTAAACTAGGTAGGTAATTTAATCTACTTGAAGCAATTTGGGAAGATTAagaaactttttaaatcaaatcattaccTGTGATGGAAAATAGATTCCCTACGATAATAGGAAACGTTCATAGCAATGGCTAGACCCTGGCCAGGCAGccaaattgatataaaaagcaCTAGTGCCGGTGTCGTCCATTACAGTTTTCACAAATCTGGCCTGAGGATTACGGCAGATGTCTTTTGTCAGCAAGTGCAAACTATGATGGAAAAGCTAGCTGCTAAACGACCGAGGCTGGTCAATCGCTCCACGTCACTACTGCTTCACGACAACGCTAGAACACACTGCATATCAGACGGCTACCAAATTAGAGGAGATTCATTTGGCATGTCTAAGACATACACCGTACTCCCCGGACCTTGCTCCAACAGATTACCATTTTTTCTTACAAGGGAAATATTCAACTCCGATGGTCCCAACCGCCTTTAAAGATTTCTTTGATTCCCGTccgaatgttttttttagtaacAGGATCAATAAACTACCTAAGAGTAAAAATGCATAGATAATGATGGTTCttactttgattaaataaatatattacctaaattaaaaaatattcgacTTTTTGTTACTCCTTTTGGAATTTATCACTTTTTGTCCTTACGTTTGGTATCGCCAATTTCATACGTAGGGACctaatatttatcatttcaaACAAGAGATAGAAAGAGAGAACGGATAAGACATTACCATATCAAAGTCATATTCTCACTGTGGAGCGAACGAACACTCTGGTGCActtaatgtaggtatttttgcTGACCGTGACACGGAGCTATAAAAATCTCCCGTCCCATggtaaactgaaaaaaatagttttatctgTATTATGGGCGATTTGAATTTTCAGGAAAAATTCTTGGCGATTGAATTCGTCACGAAATAAAGGTACTTACCGACATTTATTTGCACGCGATAATTGGAGAAGGTAGGTTGGAGCCGGCAAATCTCTTGCATTATTTTAGCATGCAATGTTGAATGTTTAATCcatgatataaataataggtacGGTTGCACATGAAAAttgagaaaatttaaaactaacatTGAACatcatacttaaaaataaagaccgttattatatttacctatAGACTAATATCCTAAGGTTGACTGGGAGAGAttgtccacattctattctaagtttggataattgtgaagttgacgttgttaaagaaaatgctgcagtgcagtttgttatcgcttcttctgcactgacgccttggaagcggcagtaaacttagatttaagtaatttatttgacgtcaactaatgttgtgaaaccaaacgtttttgacaattattaagcgatatgaagaatataaatgaataaaaatttttgaatattgaatttttgaatttgaattgctTTAGCGACAAGTCCGCCTTTGTGCCTcattacctgtgttttttttctgtttttctttttcttatggtgcaataaagagtctatctatctatctaacgAATAGCACCccatataattattacaaggTAATCCTTGTAAGTCTAGACGGTGGTAtagatatgtaggtattttgctTGCTTTACTGAGTTTCATTTCGGACACAGCTACTTTTGGTAATTGCTACGGGAGCTAAATAGCGGAGCTTGCGCCCAAGCTACTAATACGAAAATTTGTAATGTCAGAATATGTggatgtaagtacatataaaaatctactaaaaagattttgatgaaatttgaggTTGccggcacaaaaaaaaagtggtactaccacttcatctctttcccattcttgtggtaaatggcgactaagggataggtttataatcTATGACTATTATAATCTAATCTATAacctttatttcattaatacttatacttaCAATTCAAAGTAAGGCTTCAGATGAAAAGGTTTAAACTGCAGATTAAGAAATCGttatcaaaacaaaagtattcttattttattacgaGCTTTTGCGCGGTTGTTCCCGTGGGTAATAAATATAgatcttttctttttgtgtaacaaatttcatcaaaactgGTTTAATAGATTTTGAGTTTaatcgttacaaacatataaaaatattttttttcttttcattataagtgtgaatatatacctacaacacaaaaaaaataattactcttAAAGGAAAACTTAGCGCAATCTATTGCAAATGGGTTTGCTCACTTGGTtactcaaaaataataattattggattttcttaaaaatgtaaatttactACACTTGGAAATAATGTACgtgaaaaattttgtatttttttatgtacctacaaactTTGTTTCTCATTTTCACCCTTAAAGGggttgaattttgaaaaatcttttattgtgTGAATAGTACCTATGTGGCAAAATTACGCTTATGCCCAAATATAAAGTTCTTAGGTATTTTGGTTTCAATTCATGCTAACGCACCCATACAATCTATTAACTACTTAGGTAGGTAGTTGTAAGTATTCCGCAAACGTAAGTAAGACTTCAAAAACaattatagatatagatactttcttttgataaaattatattttccttttaataatattttaaaatctcttTCGTTTGAATGTTTACAACTATATTATCTATTAGATAAAAATCTAGCCAATTGAAGTAAGGCAAttcattatacttaaataaataaattaagctaCTTTTTTTTGATGGACAGTCTTTTTAGGTGCTATTATTTAAAGACAAGcacgataaaaaaataaacaatgacaAAACCATTAATActgatttaataattaaaaagtgttAAGTAAATCAGTCGTGATGATTGGAGTTATTGTAAATCGTTGGGCGTTGTCAGAATGTCGTCTAGAACTGTGGACACAGATAAAGTATGGAATATACAGGCGTCTTTTATGGCACAAAATACGCAAAACACTATCAGAAATGTTGTTGAGAAAATTAAAGTGAAACCAAATCCTGATAAGGCGCCAATTTCTCTTTCCATtggtgagtttttttttaacggtaGTATAgcatcttttttctattttatttttctattctttttattaagcaTTTACTTGAGTCTTTGTCTTTGAAAATGCAGAAGTACCTAGTTAATACGTTATGCGAAATATAATCATAGCGATTCTAAATTAGATGagatttaatgttaattaaaattaatatatttcgcGATAATTTTTAGTTGctgtaaatatttcttatattttttttgtgaataaataactaaGCTGTTGCGGCTTCGCTCACGGACATAGTTGTTTAACTATGGCAAATCCTACCTAAATAGTCTTTTTTTCTGGACGAAAGATATAAGGTAACCTACTTATGTTCTTCTCAGTAATCTAAAAGCTTAAGGCatgcctaaaataaattttgcccGTGAATTCTTGCGAACAATCATCTGTTTTTCCGCGCCCGTAGGAATTTAGGGAATCTAAGAAATTTCCTGCGGTTTTGCTCGGCTTATTGTCTTTCATAGACAAACCCGCGGGaacataagtaggtaggtacataaggGTGTTTTTTGGGTTGAAATGAATATCTGCGGTCCTGAAGTAAATATCTGCGGTAGTTATTCGTATTactatgtcactatttgaatcttaattctatcattaaaccaaatagcagagcgtggccattcagtcttttcaagactgttggctctgtctaccccgcaagggatatagacgtgatcatatgtatgtatctatgtgtaagtatgttattcgtaacatacatacacaaaatcacgcctctttcgcggaggggtaggcaaagactatctttccacttgccacgttaTCTGCATAGggtacttccttcgcttcatccacattcataactctcttcatgcaagctcggaggtttcgggtactcttgacctgaccctttgccaggacgtccttaatttgatcaagatacgttcgcctaggccttcccactccgacctttccctccactatgatcctagatatacaaactctttcacttgctcaacattttttatgtatgtattattcgtCTTGGTAACTTCATccataacaattatttttattattatttcaaggctgttggctctgtctacccggcaaggaatatagacgtgactatatgtatgaacgtatttatgtacctatatatacaaattataacaacaatcataaaattatctaATTCCATTAAAAAGACTTAACTTTTTTCTGTACAAATTCGAAAAACTTCACGTCAAACTTAGAaatgcaataaattataataatactctTATGTAGTCGCATCTTCACCTAACGAGTAAGTTAACTCTTGGATTGCAAGGCAAGACCACAACACACCTTAGATCCCACCAAGCAGATCAGCTCAAACGCACCAATTcccaataaaaagaagtttaGTTTATAGTAAcctattttcttcttttatgtaaCACAGGGGATCCTACCATATTTGGAAATATCCGTCCACCACAAGAGCTTTTAAAAGCAGTTCGTGACTGTGTCGACTTGGACGAAAGCAGGAGTTATGGACCAACAGTGGGTCTGCAATCAGCAAGGCAGGCTGTCGCTAAGCATTGTTCACACCAGGGTAAAATATTTGCTGAAGACGTGGTGCTCTGTAGCGGCTCTGCTCATGCCCTAGAAATGGCAATCACAGTACTAGCAAACCCAGGAATGAACATTTTGGTGCCGAGACCAGGATATATGATTTACAAAACCATAGCTGAAGGGCTCGGCattactataaaattttatgatttattggtAAGTAAATACGAGTAAATAGTTCACTgcgtaaataatatatatgtaaagtaAAGTGTTTCTTTGTTGTTGTAGTTTGTTATGAGGTGGTATGTATGTGAGTAGTTATAAATCTGATCTACAAAACACAACACAACACACATGAATGTAACCTAAATTACATGATCGCttcaattaacattttttatgcgTTTTAGCCAAACGATCAATGGAAAATCAATTTGAAAGATTTAGAAAACAAGTTAGATAACAATACCGCTGCGATAATTATAATCAACCCATCTAATCCGTGCGGGTCTGTTTACACAGAGGAGCACCTTTCTGAAGTCGTAGACATTGCTTCAAGGAATCGTGTCCCTATTATAGCTGACGAGATTTACGAATTTTTCGCATTCTCTGGACACAAATTCACTTCCATCGCATGTTTATCCAAAGATGTCCCTATACTTGTGTGTAGCGGACTCTCTAAGAGGTATCTCGTTCCGGGTTGGCGAATGGGTTGGTTGGTAATTCatgatagaaatgaaatatttggaAAAGACATACGCAATGgtctttttaatttgagtGCTAGAATTTTGGGCCCTAACAAATTGATTCAGCAGGCTTTGCCGGAGATTTTGGCGTCAATACCAAGGGACTATTTTAACAGTATGATGTTGTTTATTGAGGTGAGTAATCATTCATGTTTTGGTGTTAAATGGCACTGTTATCTGAATTTctatagatattatatttacttatcgaatatttttttcaatatttatagaGCCAAGCGAAACTAGCTTTCAATAAACTAAAAGACGCTCGCGGTCTACGCCCAATAATGCCCCAAGGAGCAATGTATATGATGATTGAGGTCGAAATGTCCATATTTCCACAATTTGAGACTGAAACAGACTTTGTAGAGGCTTTATTTGAACAGCAATCTGTTATGTGTATTCCAGGACAAGTATGCaccattattattatgttatttgtcTCCTGAAATAATTATGTCTTTATTATAACTGATTGGAATTAGGTATCAAAACAAGGTTCCGCTGCTTGCAAAAGcgtatataggtacctataggtTTATATTGGTATAGGTACgattaaagtattatttaggcaatgtttagtaaaattatttaggaCGTGATTTTTACAATGAGCTTTCAATGAACCTTCTTAGCAAGGGTTAAAAGGGTTATtgtgagaaaaaataaaaatacggttTCCTAGTATATAAACAGCAGCTCTAAAcaatttgtattgaaatttgatttttataaaatttattgacgCATGCATATCCCATACGCAAAATTTGTTCTGTGTTAGGTATAAGTTATatgaatacctacttaaatctTAATACATTCTTTATACTTTTTCATGAAATGATCCTTTTAtgcaaaataatatacttaagtaagtatacttagagatattttttttttcagtgttTCTACTATCCCAGTTTCATTCGCATAGTACTGACGGTACCAGAAACTGTTCTTTGGGAGGCTTGTAGTAGAATACAGATGTTTTGCCGAGACCGCGCAGCAGAGTATGCCCTCATTAAAGAAACTGATATATTGGAATTATTATACCTGGGTTAAAGGAAGTTTGTATAATTAACTTCAAAAGTGATTTGGTTATTTAATATAGGCATCGacataagtattttatctttaacatCTGTAGCTCTCCTATTTTAAGTCCACCTTCTAAGCTGTCTGTAGGCTGTTTTAGGGTAGATAAAGTGTAAAAATGGTACCTAGAGGTATTAAGATCAAGGCGAAGGTAATGTCTGGGATTTACCTAAAATTCATAGCATACAACATACACGAATACAAACGTAAATATCTATTTTAgaatgtacatataaataaaatgggaTTGCatttctacatatattttttaatatttttgaaggcAATATAACTTTCAGGTGTGTtttagtcttttgaagactgttggttaggttagggagggatatagacatacatacatatgtatgtagtacctGATTATGCAATTGAGAAAAAATCACACTGTATGGTTCTAGAGAGAGTTATTTGTACGCTATAGTTCTCGAAATGTCTACATTGGAGTGGAAACTTCTGCTCATAAGCTCGGCAATGCAAATCTATAAAATAAGGTGTCGCAATCGAATCCCACTTAGCATAACGGGTTCACTGGCTAAGTCTGGACGGTAGAAaacgtaatatatatttttttatttacaagccCAAGATTattcaaaatcaatttaaattttaattatttattaataattacattacttattttatcattGCAATTTCTACTAGAATAACatagaaaatgtattaaagTTTAATGGAATCatgaagtaataaaaaacaatacataatttaaaataccacgattgttttatttttattagcagGTAATGAAATTGCAAAATATGTGTATGATAACGTGAATTAATATATGGAATGTTAAATAAACTCGTCTACTACCGTCATCTCATCTGCATTTGAAAACCTGTTCAATCGAGACTCGGGAGCCTGGCTTATCCAACGCCACACTGCTGATACAAAAGTAAGGTGGCCTGGTAGGAAGGCTATATTCACAGTTCAAGTTTAGAAGAGtccacagctgaacgtgttaTAAGTGTTTGTGTCCATGTCGAGGAGACTACGAGACCAAAAGGAGTGGGAGGTGCGAGCTTCAACTCTCGCTCGCAACACCCATAATCTGATCAGAG
This genomic window contains:
- the LOC106143580 gene encoding tyrosine aminotransferase-like, whose amino-acid sequence is MSSRTVDTDKVWNIQASFMAQNTQNTIRNVVEKIKVKPNPDKAPISLSIGDPTIFGNIRPPQELLKAVRDCVDLDESRSYGPTVGLQSARQAVAKHCSHQGKIFAEDVVLCSGSAHALEMAITVLANPGMNILVPRPGYMIYKTIAEGLGITIKFYDLLPNDQWKINLKDLENKLDNNTAAIIIINPSNPCGSVYTEEHLSEVVDIASRNRVPIIADEIYEFFAFSGHKFTSIACLSKDVPILVCSGLSKRYLVPGWRMGWLVIHDRNEIFGKDIRNGLFNLSARILGPNKLIQQALPEILASIPRDYFNSMMLFIESQAKLAFNKLKDARGLRPIMPQGAMYMMIEVEMSIFPQFETETDFVEALFEQQSVMCIPGQCFYYPSFIRIVLTVPETVLWEACSRIQMFCRDRAAEYALIKETDILELLYLG